Proteins from a single region of Paraflavitalea devenefica:
- the cas1 gene encoding type II CRISPR-associated endonuclease Cas1, producing the protein MIKRTLYFGNPAYLKTANEQLVIEMHDSGETKAAPIEDIGILILDHQQITITQALLAKLLANNTAVITCDHTHHPTGLMLNLDGNTLQSQHFQAQLEASAPLKKQLWQQTVAAKIQNQAAILAIQREENKLLLNYAANVKSGDSENHEAQAAAYYWKRIFPDFLEFRRERHGPPPNNLLNYGYAILRALVARNLVASGLLPTFGIHHRNQYNAYCLADDIMEPYRPYVDKVVCHIIRGNGRFLEMTPTMKKDLLAIPAMDVIIDEQKSPLMNAVQRTTASLVKCFEGKARKLLYPVLQ; encoded by the coding sequence ATGATAAAGCGAACGCTTTATTTCGGTAATCCTGCATACCTCAAAACAGCCAATGAACAGTTGGTAATTGAGATGCACGATAGCGGAGAGACCAAAGCAGCGCCTATAGAAGATATTGGTATTTTGATACTTGACCACCAACAGATAACCATTACCCAAGCATTACTAGCCAAACTATTAGCCAACAATACAGCCGTTATTACCTGCGACCATACCCACCACCCTACCGGCTTGATGCTGAACCTCGACGGCAATACTTTGCAAAGCCAGCATTTCCAGGCACAACTGGAAGCATCTGCCCCTCTTAAAAAACAGCTTTGGCAACAAACCGTGGCTGCCAAAATACAGAACCAGGCAGCTATACTGGCTATACAAAGAGAAGAAAATAAGCTGCTGCTAAACTATGCTGCCAACGTAAAAAGTGGTGACAGTGAAAACCATGAAGCCCAAGCAGCCGCCTATTACTGGAAACGGATCTTCCCGGACTTCCTAGAATTCAGGCGGGAACGGCATGGTCCGCCGCCCAATAACCTGCTGAATTATGGTTATGCCATTCTCCGGGCGTTGGTAGCTCGTAACCTTGTTGCATCCGGTTTATTGCCCACTTTCGGCATCCATCACCGTAATCAATATAACGCTTATTGCCTGGCCGATGATATTATGGAACCTTACCGGCCCTATGTAGATAAGGTAGTATGCCATATTATCCGCGGCAATGGCCGGTTCCTGGAAATGACGCCCACGATGAAAAAGGATCTCTTAGCCATTCCGGCCATGGATGTGATCATTGATGAACAGAAAAGTCCGCTCATGAATGCCGTACAACGCACTACGGCCAGCCTGGTGAAATGTTTTGAAGGAAAAGCACGCAAGCTATTGTATCCTGTATTACAATGA
- the cas2 gene encoding CRISPR-associated endonuclease Cas2: MNIRFLRSPIGGAGGGFERLNAYRIMWVLVFFDLPTDTKKDRKNYALFRKKIQADGFQMFQFSIYLRHCSSRENADVHIKRVKSILPPKGHVGIMCVTDKQFGMMEIFRGHELVQNPDTVQQLELF, from the coding sequence ATGAATATACGCTTCTTACGCTCACCCATAGGAGGAGCGGGAGGAGGCTTTGAACGCCTAAATGCCTACCGCATCATGTGGGTTTTAGTATTTTTCGACCTGCCTACCGACACCAAGAAAGACAGGAAGAACTATGCCCTGTTCCGTAAAAAGATACAGGCCGATGGCTTCCAGATGTTCCAGTTCAGCATATACCTGCGGCACTGCAGCAGCAGGGAAAACGCCGACGTGCATATCAAACGGGTAAAAAGCATCCTTCCGCCCAAAGGGCATGTAGGCATTATGTGTGTGACCGACAAGCAATTCGGCATGATGGAAATATTCCGGGGGCATGAATTGGTACAAAACCCGGACACAGTACAGCAGTTGGAGCTATTCT